A region from the Gammaproteobacteria bacterium genome encodes:
- a CDS encoding sirohydrochlorin chelatase, with protein sequence MIDIASLGDDSGVLICGHGSRAKIAEQEFSLLAKGLKERHPSLKIDYGFLEYSAPNIHTALDRLLAQGVKKIHAVPGMLFAATHAKNDIPSVLTTYQQKHPQLEISYGRELGLENEMIRAFEQRILEALGLSETPAAGELYDTMLVVVGRGTSVVEANAEAAKLTRTVCENIGFGWSETVYSGVTFPSVGRGLEMALKLGFKKIVVAPYFLFGGRLIDRIYAYVDKVAQENPQVEFLKADYLRAQDHVINTFELRINETIDSESSQLNLMADFKDRLARGEIDVHHHHAEYQPEASDSHDHSHAHDHAHDHDHSHTHDHAHSHDHGHSHGHSHAPYKHIAHPHGPRTMINDNVCCCFMAQFPSEIIEQEQQDLNSDRVPTCKKS encoded by the coding sequence ATGATAGATATCGCATCGCTTGGTGATGATTCAGGCGTACTAATTTGTGGTCACGGCAGCCGCGCAAAAATAGCTGAACAAGAGTTTTCATTATTGGCCAAAGGCCTTAAAGAACGCCACCCAAGTCTTAAGATCGATTATGGTTTTTTAGAGTATTCAGCACCGAATATTCATACCGCACTCGACCGTTTATTAGCGCAGGGTGTTAAAAAAATTCATGCGGTTCCAGGCATGTTATTTGCGGCGACTCATGCCAAAAATGATATTCCATCGGTATTAACCACCTATCAGCAAAAACATCCTCAACTAGAGATTAGTTATGGCCGCGAATTGGGCCTAGAGAATGAAATGATCCGCGCATTTGAGCAGCGTATTCTTGAAGCGTTGGGCTTAAGCGAAACACCAGCCGCTGGTGAGTTATATGACACGATGTTAGTGGTCGTTGGTCGTGGTACCTCAGTCGTTGAAGCGAATGCAGAAGCCGCTAAATTAACCCGCACCGTGTGTGAAAATATTGGCTTTGGCTGGTCTGAAACTGTTTATTCTGGCGTAACCTTTCCGTCGGTTGGCCGTGGTTTAGAAATGGCATTAAAGCTAGGGTTTAAGAAAATAGTGGTCGCGCCCTATTTCTTGTTTGGCGGTCGTTTAATTGACCGTATTTATGCCTATGTTGATAAAGTGGCACAAGAAAATCCACAGGTAGAATTTCTTAAAGCCGACTACCTACGCGCCCAAGATCATGTGATCAATACCTTTGAGCTGCGTATTAATGAAACCATTGATAGCGAGTCGAGCCAACTAAATCTAATGGCAGACTTTAAAGATCGCTTAGCGCGTGGCGAGATTGATGTCCATCATCACCATGCCGAATATCAGCCAGAAGCTAGTGACAGCCATGATCATAGTCACGCACATGATCACGCGCACGACCATGATCATAGCCACACACATGATCACGCGCACTCGCATGATCATGGCCACAGTCATGGTCACAGCCATGCACCGTATAAACACATAGCTCACCCACATGGTCCACGCACCATGATTAATGACAATGTTTGCTGTTGTTTTATGGCGCAATTCCCAAGCGAGATCATCGAGCAAGAACAACAAGATCTTAATTCAGATCGGGTGCCTACTTGTAAAAAGTCTTAA
- the cobN gene encoding cobaltochelatase subunit CobN — protein MHLLAAQPGGFTDDEGIIDLAQTPAPLVIMCAADSSLAALANGVAALPPQYPEVRIANWMQLLKPAAFDLYQHKVLDHAQVVVVSLLGGKSYWQYGFERLLEWAQQDSKRQLILVPGDDVADPELSAASTASPEIVQQVWRYLRQGGAANIEQLYHFIGDQCLQFPAQWQPPQVLPNCLLYMAANQRPHPVVSLKDWQQRWQANTCVNACDNASNNTRADDVSPVAVILFYRSHLQSANTEMFDGLIEVIEQQGLNPLPIAISSLRDPESISLINQLLVETQASIIVNTTGFSCHRAPSPDLSSQPSQFESPFALDIPILQLLLASSTEQDWLGSTRGLHSRDMAMQVVLPEMDGRIITRAVSFKAAAHYDQRCQSSVVKYQLHTERAEFVAKLAANYCKLTTKANKDKRLALIVANYPTKDGRIGNGVGLDTPQSTVNILNSLAQAGYPVADIPSDGTGLIKELLGAVTNNPDTLHHLPCWQSLALSDYQHYFEQLPPANQQAILSRWGPPQQDPKCRDQRLMISGIRLGQTFVGIQPARGFNLDLAANYHDPDLVPPHSYLAFYFWLRHIYQVDAIVHVGKHGNLEWLPGNGIALSQECWPDLVLGPMPNFYPFIVNDPGEGAQAKRRIQAVIIDHLMPPMARAELYGDLADLEHLVDEYYQAMGMDQARSQWLRQQIIDAVKSSNLAQELGASNDLKDQASDQKTEDQSNDQMLDQLDAYLCDIKEAQIRHGLHRLGQLPPADKIAETLVALMRLPRGKDHISQGILHNLAEDLNLMIAGQIFDPLAATGVEWQGNRPEILSRISTSLWRTDNDSRERLELLALQLIHTYVLGETGLDHTDLDQNELGDQSGSGDQKCDLDKITNQYPRTAVQLNYIKQTILTVLDLSAEQELSSLLKGLAGKFIEPGPSGAPTRGRLDTLPTGRNFYSVDNRSIPSHAAWALGQKSAQALIERHLQEHGDYPKQLGLSVWGTATMRTGGDDIAQAFALMGIKPVWAAGSQRVIDFEIVPCMLLNRPRVDVTLRVSGFFRDAFPNVMKLFDAAVVALAHYPDPGTDNTILHNVKQRRQQLIDQGLSASEAERQASYRVFGSKPGAYGAGLQGLIDERCWQEQGDLAQAYINWGGYAYTKDGSDGVAAQSAFSHQLSTLEVVVQNQDNREHDLLDSDDYYQFQGGMTNAVEVLSGQQPQIYHGDHSNPSLPKIRTLKEELNRVIRSRVLNPKWITAMQEHGYKGAFEFAASVDYLFAYDATTNLIDDYQYEAVAEALIFEPKNQQFIKDNNPDALSEMAERLLEATQRGMWQEPGQYSDKLQQLLIELNEQQEGS, from the coding sequence ATGCATTTATTGGCGGCACAACCCGGTGGTTTCACCGATGACGAGGGCATTATTGATCTGGCCCAGACTCCGGCGCCATTAGTTATTATGTGTGCCGCCGACAGTTCACTCGCCGCGCTTGCTAACGGCGTAGCGGCATTGCCGCCGCAATATCCTGAGGTGCGAATTGCCAACTGGATGCAGTTATTAAAACCTGCGGCTTTTGATCTTTACCAACATAAGGTGTTAGATCATGCTCAGGTGGTGGTGGTGTCATTGCTCGGTGGTAAAAGCTACTGGCAATATGGCTTTGAGCGCTTATTAGAATGGGCGCAGCAAGACAGTAAGCGGCAGCTAATTTTAGTGCCGGGCGACGATGTTGCCGATCCTGAACTTAGCGCCGCGTCTACTGCATCGCCAGAAATAGTGCAGCAGGTATGGCGCTATTTACGTCAAGGTGGCGCTGCTAATATTGAGCAGCTTTATCACTTTATTGGTGACCAATGTTTGCAATTTCCCGCCCAGTGGCAGCCACCCCAAGTATTACCCAATTGTTTGTTATATATGGCGGCGAACCAGCGCCCGCATCCGGTGGTCAGTCTTAAAGATTGGCAACAGCGTTGGCAAGCTAATACCTGCGTAAATGCCTGCGATAATGCCAGCAATAATACTCGCGCGGATGACGTCTCACCCGTTGCGGTTATTTTGTTTTATCGTAGCCATTTGCAAAGCGCCAATACCGAAATGTTTGATGGCTTAATTGAGGTCATTGAACAGCAGGGCTTAAACCCGCTGCCAATCGCTATTTCATCGTTACGTGATCCTGAGTCAATAAGCCTGATTAACCAGTTATTGGTTGAAACACAGGCCAGCATTATCGTTAATACAACTGGCTTTTCTTGTCATCGCGCGCCAAGCCCAGATTTAAGCTCGCAGCCGAGTCAATTTGAATCGCCTTTTGCGCTCGACATTCCGATTTTACAATTGCTACTCGCCAGTAGCACCGAGCAAGACTGGCTCGGCAGTACTCGTGGCTTACATAGTCGCGACATGGCGATGCAGGTGGTGTTACCTGAAATGGATGGCCGAATTATTACCCGCGCGGTCAGTTTTAAAGCCGCCGCTCATTATGATCAACGTTGTCAGTCGTCGGTGGTTAAATATCAATTGCACACTGAGCGTGCCGAATTTGTCGCAAAATTGGCGGCTAATTATTGCAAGCTAACGACTAAAGCTAACAAAGACAAACGCTTGGCATTAATCGTTGCTAATTACCCAACCAAAGATGGCCGAATTGGTAATGGCGTAGGTTTAGATACGCCGCAATCAACGGTCAATATTCTCAATAGTTTGGCGCAAGCGGGTTATCCGGTGGCGGATATTCCAAGTGACGGCACCGGATTAATCAAAGAGTTGCTTGGCGCTGTCACCAACAACCCTGACACGCTGCATCATTTACCTTGTTGGCAAAGTCTGGCGTTAAGTGATTACCAACATTATTTTGAGCAATTGCCGCCAGCGAACCAGCAGGCTATTTTGAGCCGTTGGGGGCCACCGCAGCAAGATCCAAAATGTCGCGATCAGCGTCTGATGATCTCGGGTATACGCTTGGGTCAAACCTTTGTTGGCATTCAGCCAGCGCGCGGCTTTAACCTTGATCTCGCAGCCAATTATCATGATCCCGACTTAGTGCCACCGCACAGCTATTTAGCCTTTTATTTTTGGCTACGCCATATTTATCAGGTCGATGCGATCGTGCATGTTGGCAAGCACGGCAACTTAGAATGGTTGCCGGGCAATGGCATTGCGTTATCGCAAGAATGTTGGCCAGATTTAGTGCTGGGGCCAATGCCAAATTTTTATCCGTTTATTGTTAATGATCCTGGTGAGGGCGCGCAGGCCAAGCGGCGGATCCAAGCGGTGATCATTGATCACTTAATGCCGCCAATGGCCCGTGCTGAACTCTATGGTGATCTCGCCGATCTCGAACATTTGGTTGATGAATACTATCAGGCAATGGGCATGGATCAAGCGCGCAGTCAGTGGTTGCGTCAGCAGATCATTGACGCGGTAAAAAGCAGTAATTTGGCCCAGGAATTAGGCGCTAGTAATGATCTAAAAGATCAAGCAAGTGATCAAAAAACCGAAGATCAATCAAATGATCAAATGCTCGATCAGCTCGACGCTTACTTGTGTGACATTAAAGAAGCGCAAATTCGCCATGGCCTGCATCGGCTGGGTCAGTTACCGCCAGCTGACAAAATCGCTGAAACCCTAGTCGCATTAATGCGCTTGCCGCGTGGCAAGGATCATATTAGCCAAGGTATTTTACATAACTTGGCTGAAGATCTTAACTTAATGATCGCAGGTCAGATCTTCGATCCTTTGGCCGCAACGGGTGTTGAGTGGCAGGGCAATCGGCCGGAGATCCTATCGAGGATCAGCACGAGTTTATGGCGTACCGACAATGACAGTCGCGAGCGACTTGAACTATTGGCACTGCAATTAATTCACACTTATGTGCTAGGAGAAACTGGCTTAGATCATACCGACTTAGATCAAAATGAGTTAGGCGATCAAAGTGGATCCGGCGATCAAAAATGTGATCTTGATAAGATCACAAATCAATATCCACGAACCGCGGTGCAACTTAACTATATTAAGCAAACAATTTTAACGGTATTAGATCTCAGCGCCGAGCAAGAATTGTCGTCTTTGCTTAAAGGACTGGCCGGTAAGTTTATTGAGCCGGGGCCCAGTGGCGCGCCAACCCGCGGCCGCTTAGATACCTTGCCGACTGGGCGTAATTTCTATTCGGTCGACAATCGCTCCATTCCGTCGCATGCGGCATGGGCGCTCGGGCAAAAATCGGCGCAGGCGTTAATTGAGCGCCATTTGCAAGAACATGGCGATTATCCCAAGCAGCTTGGGTTATCGGTTTGGGGCACCGCCACTATGCGAACAGGCGGCGATGATATCGCTCAAGCTTTTGCCTTAATGGGTATTAAACCGGTGTGGGCAGCAGGCTCACAAAGGGTGATCGATTTTGAAATTGTGCCCTGCATGCTGCTTAATCGACCGCGAGTTGATGTCACATTACGAGTTTCTGGTTTTTTCCGTGATGCCTTTCCTAATGTCATGAAGTTATTTGATGCCGCGGTAGTCGCCTTGGCTCATTATCCGGATCCGGGCACTGACAACACCATCTTGCATAATGTTAAGCAGCGTCGTCAGCAGTTAATCGACCAAGGTTTGTCAGCGAGCGAGGCCGAGCGTCAGGCTAGTTATCGGGTGTTCGGCAGCAAACCAGGCGCTTATGGTGCTGGTTTACAAGGGCTGATTGATGAGCGTTGCTGGCAAGAGCAAGGGGACTTAGCCCAAGCCTATATTAACTGGGGCGGTTATGCTTACACCAAAGACGGTAGCGATGGTGTTGCGGCGCAATCGGCCTTTAGCCATCAGCTTTCAACCCTAGAAGTGGTGGTGCAAAACCAAGATAACCGTGAGCATGACTTGCTCGACTCTGACGATTATTATCAGTTTCAAGGCGGTATGACCAACGCGGTTGAGGTACTGTCTGGCCAGCAACCACAGATTTATCATGGCGACCATTCTAATCCTAGCTTACCGAAAATTCGGACGCTAAAAGAAGAGCTTAATCGGGTTATTCGCTCGCGGGTGCTTAATCCTAAATGGATAACTGCGATGCAAGAACACGGTTATAAAGGTGCGTTTGAATTTGCCGCCAGCGTCGATTACCTGTTTGCTTACGATGCAACTACCAATTTAATTGATGATTATCAATACGAAGCGGTTGCCGAGGCCTTAATTTTTGAGCCGAAAAACCAGCAGTTTATCAAAGACAATAACCCCGATGCGCTGAGCGAAATGGCCGAGCGCTTGCTCGAAGCAACCCAACGCGGAATGTGGCAAGAACCGGGTCAATATAGCGACAAGCTGCAACAGCTGTTAATTGAGTTAAACGAACAGCAAGAGGGCAGTTGA
- the cobW gene encoding cobalamin biosynthesis protein CobW — translation MQLKKIPVTIITGFLGSGKTTLLSNVLKQATGKRIAVIVNEFGELDIDADLLRSCPLDCDDEAAPATGENGIYELANGCICCTVEEEFLPVMEQLVARRDDIDHILIETSGLALPKPLVQAFNWPQIKQYCTVDSVITLIDGPAVAAGRFADDADKVQAQRLADDSLDHDPSLQELLEDQLSAADLVIVSKNDLLDPEQQKKIEAVISARVPAAVKTIYIENGNIQLDAIIGLEAAAEDHINHVHNHHDHHHDHGGEHSHAHDHFDSFVITLGEVDGEKLQQLLGELLNSHNIYRAKGFAALPNKPMRQVVQAVGKRLDVHFDRMWNNDEARLTQLVFIGKDLVKADIEAALAPAVIKVTG, via the coding sequence ATGCAGTTGAAAAAAATTCCGGTCACTATCATCACTGGCTTTTTGGGCAGTGGTAAAACCACCCTATTATCAAACGTACTTAAGCAAGCTACTGGCAAACGCATTGCCGTAATTGTTAATGAGTTTGGTGAGCTAGATATCGACGCCGATCTACTGCGCAGCTGTCCATTAGATTGTGACGATGAAGCGGCTCCTGCAACGGGTGAAAACGGTATTTATGAGCTGGCTAACGGCTGTATTTGTTGCACGGTTGAAGAAGAGTTTTTACCGGTAATGGAGCAGTTGGTTGCGCGTCGTGACGACATCGACCATATTTTAATTGAGACCAGCGGTTTGGCCTTACCAAAACCTTTAGTGCAAGCATTTAACTGGCCGCAAATTAAGCAATACTGCACCGTTGATTCTGTGATCACGTTAATCGATGGTCCAGCGGTTGCCGCAGGACGTTTTGCTGACGACGCTGATAAAGTGCAAGCACAGCGTTTAGCTGATGACAGCTTAGATCATGATCCTAGTTTACAAGAATTATTAGAAGATCAACTTAGCGCCGCCGACTTAGTCATTGTCAGTAAAAATGATCTGTTAGATCCCGAGCAGCAGAAAAAAATTGAAGCAGTCATTAGCGCGCGTGTACCAGCGGCGGTAAAAACGATTTATATTGAGAATGGCAACATTCAGTTAGACGCAATTATTGGCCTAGAAGCTGCGGCAGAAGACCACATTAATCACGTTCATAACCACCACGATCATCACCATGATCACGGCGGCGAGCATTCTCATGCCCATGATCATTTTGATTCGTTTGTGATCACATTAGGTGAGGTCGATGGCGAGAAGTTGCAGCAGCTGTTAGGCGAGTTATTAAATTCACACAACATTTATCGCGCTAAGGGTTTCGCAGCCTTGCCAAACAAGCCAATGCGCCAAGTAGTACAAGCGGTTGGTAAGCGACTTGATGTTCATTTTGATCGGATGTGGAACAACGACGAAGCGCGTCTAACCCAATTAGTGTTTATCGGTAAAGATTTGGTTAAAGCTGATATTGAAGCCGCGTTAGCACCTGCTGTGATAAAAGTGACTGGCTAA
- the cobJ gene encoding precorrin-3B C(17)-methyltransferase has translation MSKLFLIGTGPGDLDLVAPKALAAIKASTDLVAYGLYLDLLGQLCDGKTHHDLPLGQEINRARLALDLAASGKATALVSSGDIGIYAMATLVFELIDRQLQGLENSPQWLDVDIETIPGISAMQAGSSKVGALLGHDFCTISLSDLLTPWQTIKKRIECCALGDFVVSFYNPKSIKRDWQLGVARDILLEHRPADTPVLLGRQLTRDDESITLTTLGQLNVDDVDMFTMVTVGNSQSKHIVNGDKEWLYTPRGYDKKL, from the coding sequence ATGAGTAAATTATTTTTAATTGGCACCGGTCCCGGTGATCTCGATTTAGTAGCACCAAAAGCACTAGCGGCAATCAAGGCAAGTACTGATTTAGTCGCCTATGGTCTTTATTTAGATCTTTTAGGTCAGCTTTGTGATGGTAAAACCCATCATGACTTACCGCTTGGGCAAGAAATTAACCGTGCTCGCTTAGCATTAGACCTAGCGGCCAGCGGCAAAGCAACGGCGTTAGTATCTAGTGGTGATATCGGCATTTATGCCATGGCGACCTTGGTGTTTGAGTTAATTGACCGCCAGTTACAAGGTTTAGAGAATAGCCCGCAATGGCTAGATGTCGATATTGAAACCATTCCTGGTATTTCGGCAATGCAGGCTGGTTCAAGCAAGGTTGGCGCGTTACTGGGCCATGACTTTTGCACCATCTCGTTATCTGACTTGTTAACGCCGTGGCAAACAATTAAAAAACGCATTGAATGCTGTGCGCTTGGTGATTTTGTGGTGTCTTTTTACAACCCTAAATCAATTAAACGTGATTGGCAGCTTGGCGTTGCACGCGATATTTTACTTGAGCACCGTCCAGCAGATACCCCAGTATTATTAGGGCGTCAGCTGACTCGTGACGATGAGTCAATTACCTTAACGACGCTTGGTCAGCTCAATGTTGATGATGTTGATATGTTTACCATGGTTACCGTGGGCAACAGTCAGTCGAAGCACATCGTAAATGGTGATAAAGAGTGGCTGTATACGCCGCGAGGATATGACAAAAAATTATGA
- the cobM gene encoding precorrin-4 C(11)-methyltransferase has protein sequence MTVYFIGAGPGDPELITVKGQRLINASPVVIYAGSLVPRAVMADTIASPEFIIDSAKLHLDQIIDHIKQANDRGQDVARVHCGDPALYGAIGEQMRRLDQLGIDYQVIPGVTAMAASAAWLKKELTLSGVSQTIIMTRYEGKTPFPERERLPALAASGATLAIHLGVTKIAKIVDELLPFYGADCPVAVCYRTSWPDQDQVTGTLGDIVEKVRAKKFTLTSLILVGHVLATQEFDDSYLYDAAQPNIFRPPEK, from the coding sequence ATGACAGTTTATTTTATCGGTGCGGGGCCGGGTGATCCCGAGCTCATTACAGTTAAAGGCCAGCGACTCATTAATGCGAGTCCCGTGGTCATTTATGCGGGTTCATTAGTGCCACGGGCAGTGATGGCCGACACTATTGCCAGCCCAGAATTTATTATTGATAGTGCCAAGCTGCATTTGGATCAAATTATTGATCATATCAAGCAAGCCAACGATCGTGGTCAAGATGTCGCGCGAGTGCATTGTGGCGATCCGGCGTTATATGGCGCCATTGGTGAGCAAATGCGTCGACTCGACCAGCTTGGTATCGATTATCAAGTGATCCCGGGTGTCACAGCAATGGCCGCTTCAGCAGCGTGGCTTAAGAAAGAATTAACTCTTTCTGGCGTATCGCAAACCATTATCATGACCCGTTATGAAGGTAAAACACCCTTCCCTGAGCGTGAACGTTTACCGGCATTAGCGGCGAGTGGCGCGACCTTGGCAATCCATTTGGGCGTAACCAAAATTGCTAAAATCGTTGATGAGTTATTACCATTTTATGGTGCAGACTGTCCGGTTGCTGTGTGTTATCGCACCTCGTGGCCAGATCAAGATCAGGTTACTGGCACGCTGGGTGATATCGTTGAGAAGGTTAGAGCCAAGAAGTTTACTCTTACTTCATTAATCTTGGTTGGTCATGTCTTAGCGACGCAAGAATTTGATGATTCGTACTTGTACGATGCAGCGCAGCCGAATATCTTTCGGCCGCCAGAGAAGTAA
- a CDS encoding precorrin-2 C(20)-methyltransferase, with the protein MTLKAYELVKDAAVLCYLTDSNGDSQAKTIALGAVGQLNPNTLELPVIMPMAKDRTLANAAYDQASIEISAQLAAGNDVLFLCEGDPLFFGSYSYLLERLQGEFTCEVVPGISSVNAAASALVAPLTTLTDSFAVVSGRHSDEFLRQTLSTYDSVVIMKAGQSRPRILAALKQTNRSNDAKYLEYIGRDQQYIEQDVTQLANQAGPYFSLFVITRRDKTTR; encoded by the coding sequence ATGACCTTAAAAGCCTATGAGTTAGTGAAAGACGCCGCTGTGCTGTGTTATCTCACTGACAGCAACGGTGATTCACAGGCTAAAACAATTGCGCTTGGCGCCGTGGGGCAATTAAACCCAAACACGCTTGAGTTGCCAGTTATAATGCCAATGGCTAAAGATCGAACCTTAGCCAATGCCGCTTATGATCAGGCCAGCATTGAAATTTCAGCGCAATTAGCCGCTGGTAACGACGTGTTATTTTTATGCGAAGGCGATCCTCTGTTTTTTGGCTCGTACAGTTATTTACTTGAACGCTTACAGGGCGAATTCACTTGTGAAGTCGTGCCTGGTATTTCGTCGGTTAATGCGGCAGCTTCAGCGCTTGTTGCGCCGCTGACCACGTTAACCGACTCGTTTGCGGTGGTGAGTGGCCGTCACAGTGACGAGTTTTTACGCCAAACGTTAAGCACTTACGACAGTGTGGTGATCATGAAAGCGGGGCAATCGCGGCCACGTATTTTAGCCGCACTTAAGCAGACCAACCGCAGTAATGACGCCAAATATCTTGAATACATTGGTCGTGATCAGCAATATATTGAGCAGGACGTTACTCAGTTGGCTAATCAAGCCGGGCCTTATTTTTCGCTGTTTGTGATAACCCGTCGGGACAAAACCACTCGATGA
- a CDS encoding cobalamin biosynthesis protein codes for MIKIIALTEAGLVLANKLDQTFKQPSDKNRDEHSAENNAEKSAEKSEVLYKPTPFADTVQQAFKAGDALIFICATGIVMRTLAPVLESKLSDPPVLVLDEAGEFVIPLLSGHQGGANEWAAQVAKQLKSQLVITTANPYLAPVYSVGMGCERGCSIDDLQTLLAQCLEQANLNLSQITHINSIDIKRDEVGLIELAKRIDKPFLTWDIEQLSSVEHLLSTKSDYIFSVVGVYGVAESAALVDVIKQTGQAGELVLNKQKSATATCAIARSYPIVKRSYE; via the coding sequence ATGATTAAGATTATTGCGCTGACAGAGGCTGGTTTAGTCTTAGCTAATAAGCTGGATCAGACTTTTAAGCAGCCCAGCGATAAGAACAGAGATGAGCATAGTGCTGAAAATAATGCTGAAAAGAGTGCTGAAAAGAGTGAGGTGTTATATAAACCCACACCTTTTGCTGACACTGTACAACAGGCCTTTAAGGCGGGTGATGCGCTGATTTTTATCTGTGCCACTGGCATTGTGATGCGCACGTTAGCGCCAGTGCTTGAAAGTAAGCTCAGCGATCCGCCAGTATTGGTGCTTGATGAAGCCGGTGAATTTGTTATTCCGCTGCTTAGTGGTCATCAAGGCGGCGCTAATGAGTGGGCAGCCCAAGTGGCCAAGCAGCTGAAATCACAGTTGGTCATTACCACCGCAAATCCATACCTAGCGCCAGTTTATAGCGTCGGCATGGGTTGTGAGCGCGGCTGCAGTATTGATGATTTACAAACGCTATTAGCGCAATGTCTTGAACAGGCGAATTTAAACCTGTCGCAAATCACGCATATTAATAGCATTGATATTAAGCGCGATGAAGTGGGTTTAATCGAACTGGCTAAACGTATCGACAAGCCTTTTTTAACCTGGGATATAGAGCAGCTCAGCAGCGTTGAACATTTATTAAGTACCAAGTCAGATTATATTTTTAGTGTCGTTGGCGTGTATGGCGTGGCCGAATCGGCTGCGTTAGTTGACGTGATCAAACAAACGGGACAGGCAGGGGAGCTAGTCCTTAACAAACAAAAATCGGCAACGGCCACTTGTGCCATTGCCCGATCTTATCCAATAGTTAAGAGAAGTTATGAGTAA